The region ATATACCAGAAAGAAAAGAGCAAACCCAATGTCAGCAATAAGAGCATTCCAAAGCGTCATATCCAGCCACCACGCCACAAAAGGCACCGTCATAGTCAACAAAGAGAGTTCAAACAGGACCGCATGTAACCCCCGCATCCATGCCGGACGAACATGTACCGGTTTATTCAACGCTACAAGAATCTTATCGAAAACTAAATTATATAGATAATTAAAG is a window of Maridesulfovibrio sp. DNA encoding:
- a CDS encoding PACE efflux transporter, producing the protein MRTTADRIRHTLLFEIIGLCTCTPLASWMLDKDLSRIGIMSITISVTAMVFNYLYNLVFDKILVALNKPVHVRPAWMRGLHAVLFELSLLTMTVPFVAWWLDMTLWNALIADIGFALFFLVYAFAYNWVYDIVFPMPVPENV